In Archangium violaceum, the following are encoded in one genomic region:
- a CDS encoding peptidylprolyl isomerase, with the protein MKKLMGTMVAALLLSGAVARAELVDRVAAVVNKDVIALSEVEKRAAPELSRVNSAVREPQKRAEERARVLKSSLDTLIGEKLMEAQIQELGLGTTDAELEAAMADVRRQNNITDDSQFERLLSGEGYTLAAYKDFLRKQMSRMKLVQMKVSPKVKVSEEDLKAAYTQYTKMESGDAEVHARHILVQVDPKATPQQVEAARQKALKLAEEARKPGVDFTELAKAKSEGPSAKEGGDLGFFRRGVMVPAFEKVAFALKEGEVSEPVRTQFGWHVLKVEERRAVDVPAFETVRAELEGRLRMQKTEKYVEQYVQELRQQASIDVKI; encoded by the coding sequence ATGAAGAAGCTGATGGGGACGATGGTGGCGGCGCTGCTGCTGAGCGGCGCGGTGGCGCGGGCGGAGCTGGTGGACCGGGTGGCGGCGGTGGTGAACAAGGACGTCATCGCGCTGTCCGAGGTGGAGAAGCGCGCGGCGCCGGAGCTGTCGCGGGTGAACAGCGCGGTGCGCGAGCCGCAGAAGCGGGCCGAGGAGCGAGCGCGGGTGCTGAAGAGCTCGCTGGACACGCTCATTGGCGAGAAGCTGATGGAGGCGCAGATCCAGGAGCTGGGCCTGGGGACGACGGACGCCGAGCTCGAGGCGGCGATGGCGGACGTGAGGAGGCAGAACAACATCACGGACGACTCGCAGTTCGAGCGGCTGCTGTCGGGCGAGGGCTACACGCTGGCGGCGTACAAGGACTTCCTGCGCAAGCAGATGTCGCGGATGAAGCTGGTGCAGATGAAGGTGAGCCCGAAGGTGAAGGTGTCGGAGGAGGACCTGAAGGCGGCCTACACGCAGTACACCAAGATGGAGTCCGGGGACGCGGAGGTGCACGCGCGGCACATCCTGGTGCAGGTGGATCCGAAGGCGACGCCGCAGCAGGTGGAGGCGGCGCGGCAGAAGGCGCTGAAGCTGGCGGAGGAAGCGCGCAAGCCGGGGGTGGACTTCACGGAGCTGGCGAAGGCGAAGAGCGAGGGACCGAGCGCGAAGGAGGGAGGAGACCTGGGCTTCTTCAGGCGAGGGGTGATGGTGCCGGCGTTCGAGAAGGTGGCGTTCGCGCTGAAGGAGGGGGAGGTGAGCGAGCCGGTGCGGACGCAGTTCGGCTGGCACGTGTTGAAGGTGGAGGAGAGGAGAGCGGTGGACGTGCCGGCGTTCGAGACGGTGAGGGCGGAGCTGGAAGGTCGACTGCGGATGCAGAAGACGGAGAAGTACGTGGAGCAGTACGTGCAGGAGCTGAGGCAGCAGGCGTCGATCGACGTGAAGATCTGA
- the pdxA gene encoding 4-hydroxythreonine-4-phosphate dehydrogenase PdxA, which produces MNERPVVGISLGDVSGIGPEVTEQALARPQVRRALLPVVFGDGPTLARFAHFKKYARATPETLTRPTQPTVCVVTELAEKDRVPGKPTRAGGRAQYGYIQAAIEAARAGKVDALCTAPVSKEQISRAGIPFMGHTEVLAEAFGREVLMLMDGPRVRVALATNHVPLVEVSKLLTVERLVGQLQLLSRSLKPVVGRAPRIGVLSFNPHAGEGGLLGREEVEVLTPAIKKARKLRVDAHGPLAADGLFAKVKDFPYDVVLAMYHDQGLIPAKALDFERTVNVTLGLPVPRTSPDHGTAYGIAGQGKASSVPMEEALLKAARLAGR; this is translated from the coding sequence GTGAACGAGCGTCCGGTCGTAGGCATCTCATTGGGAGACGTCTCGGGGATAGGGCCCGAGGTCACGGAGCAAGCCCTGGCGAGGCCACAAGTACGCCGGGCCCTGCTGCCCGTGGTCTTCGGGGACGGGCCGACGCTGGCCCGCTTCGCCCACTTCAAAAAATACGCGCGAGCCACCCCCGAGACGCTGACCCGGCCGACCCAACCCACGGTGTGCGTGGTGACGGAGCTGGCGGAGAAGGACCGGGTGCCTGGCAAACCCACGAGGGCGGGAGGCCGAGCACAATACGGCTACATCCAGGCGGCGATCGAAGCGGCGCGAGCGGGGAAGGTGGACGCGCTGTGCACGGCACCGGTGTCGAAGGAGCAGATCTCCCGTGCGGGAATCCCCTTCATGGGGCACACGGAGGTGCTGGCGGAGGCGTTCGGGCGCGAGGTGCTGATGCTGATGGACGGCCCTCGGGTGCGGGTAGCGCTGGCGACGAATCACGTGCCGTTGGTGGAGGTGTCGAAGCTGCTGACGGTGGAGCGGCTGGTGGGCCAGCTCCAGCTCCTGTCACGGAGCCTGAAACCGGTGGTGGGCCGAGCGCCGCGCATCGGGGTGCTGAGCTTCAACCCGCATGCGGGCGAGGGAGGGCTGCTGGGGCGGGAGGAGGTGGAGGTCCTCACGCCGGCCATCAAGAAGGCGCGCAAGCTGCGGGTGGACGCGCACGGGCCGCTGGCGGCGGACGGGCTCTTCGCGAAGGTGAAGGACTTCCCGTACGACGTGGTGCTGGCGATGTACCACGACCAGGGGCTCATCCCGGCGAAGGCGCTGGACTTCGAGCGGACGGTGAACGTGACGCTCGGGCTGCCGGTGCCGAGGACGTCACCGGACCACGGCACGGCCTACGGCATCGCGGGCCAGGGAAAGGCGAGCAGCGTTCCCATGGAGGAAGCGCTGCTCAAGGCGGCGCGGCTGGCGGGGCGCTGA
- a CDS encoding GYF domain-containing protein → MGTNHSGIGGDSISRAGSGARPPLLSASRSETSPVSVQSALREVRPDDLDAIFDDALFGAPELEAVSDEAARAPEGRAPVAVGAVDWYVERGAQAAGPFRLERLRELWHQGELGPDTLFWCEAWSNWIPLSHVPELVAALTVAGLPTVGVDASVAAAPAPSKKAGSEEKKVASALPSLVAEEEAWLRKMEEEREQAREEERSALLDAPSAPIPTPVPQVAPVAPVAPYAYPYPGLGVPMAPPVVPPMMAAPVPVEAPAPSRRGLLRVAGAVVGSTAVGVVVGALFLMPRLHGAPAPRTEVSPPPVASPVASAPVVAAAPVVQQTAPVAQQPAPVAQPVVTAPQPPPAVVPAPEKQEAKVIAASAPSAPVAAPEKPRKVAEATPVTHEKPLPGPRLASVRPEESASASQRRSQPPPAPEAPVSSPGHRALEDDKGAADPTDIDDSIDKDFERELGFSKDSPKHKPDDPRSKRTVYLPPEPGKAVPESLSTSDIVQVVSAHKDAILSCIEAHEPPRTSDSGKDRFVLRWRVQTSGSASDVQMETDSLKGTPFARCMEGAVRSWKFPQHRVQSSEPIRFPFTY, encoded by the coding sequence GTGGGCACGAACCATTCAGGCATCGGGGGCGATTCCATTTCTCGTGCGGGCAGCGGGGCTCGTCCCCCGCTCCTCTCCGCGTCTCGCTCCGAGACGTCACCCGTCAGCGTCCAGTCCGCCCTGCGCGAGGTGCGGCCGGATGATCTGGACGCCATCTTCGACGACGCGCTCTTCGGAGCGCCGGAGCTGGAGGCCGTCTCCGATGAGGCGGCTCGCGCGCCAGAGGGCCGCGCTCCCGTGGCCGTGGGAGCGGTGGACTGGTACGTGGAGCGTGGCGCGCAGGCGGCCGGTCCGTTCCGTCTGGAGCGCCTGCGCGAGCTGTGGCACCAGGGCGAGCTCGGCCCCGACACCCTCTTCTGGTGCGAGGCCTGGTCCAACTGGATACCGCTGTCCCATGTCCCCGAGCTCGTGGCCGCGCTGACCGTCGCGGGGCTGCCCACCGTGGGCGTGGACGCGAGCGTCGCCGCGGCTCCGGCTCCCTCGAAGAAGGCCGGCTCCGAGGAGAAGAAGGTGGCCTCCGCGCTGCCCTCGCTCGTCGCGGAGGAGGAGGCGTGGCTGCGCAAGATGGAGGAGGAGCGCGAGCAGGCCAGGGAGGAGGAGCGCTCGGCTCTGCTGGACGCGCCGAGTGCTCCCATCCCCACGCCCGTGCCCCAGGTCGCGCCGGTCGCGCCGGTCGCTCCGTATGCCTATCCGTACCCGGGGCTCGGAGTGCCCATGGCTCCGCCCGTCGTTCCTCCCATGATGGCCGCTCCCGTTCCCGTCGAGGCGCCCGCGCCCTCGCGGCGGGGACTGCTGCGCGTGGCCGGCGCCGTGGTGGGGTCCACGGCCGTGGGCGTCGTCGTGGGGGCGCTGTTCCTCATGCCGCGGCTCCACGGTGCTCCGGCGCCCCGGACCGAGGTCTCGCCGCCTCCCGTTGCGTCTCCCGTGGCCTCCGCGCCCGTGGTCGCCGCGGCTCCGGTGGTGCAGCAGACTGCTCCCGTGGCGCAGCAGCCCGCTCCCGTGGCTCAGCCCGTGGTGACCGCGCCCCAGCCTCCGCCCGCCGTCGTGCCGGCACCCGAGAAGCAGGAGGCGAAGGTCATCGCCGCCTCGGCGCCGTCCGCGCCCGTGGCGGCACCCGAGAAGCCGCGCAAGGTGGCCGAGGCCACTCCGGTGACGCACGAGAAGCCGCTCCCCGGCCCGCGCCTGGCCTCCGTCCGCCCGGAGGAGTCCGCGTCGGCCTCGCAGCGCCGCTCGCAGCCGCCGCCCGCGCCCGAGGCTCCCGTCTCGTCTCCGGGACACAGGGCGCTGGAGGATGACAAGGGCGCCGCTGACCCGACCGACATCGATGACTCCATCGACAAGGACTTCGAGCGGGAACTCGGCTTCTCCAAGGACTCGCCGAAGCACAAGCCGGACGACCCGCGCTCCAAGCGCACCGTCTACCTCCCGCCCGAGCCCGGCAAGGCGGTGCCCGAGTCGCTCTCCACCTCGGACATCGTGCAGGTGGTGAGCGCGCACAAGGACGCCATCCTCTCCTGCATCGAGGCGCACGAGCCTCCTCGCACCTCCGACTCGGGCAAGGATCGCTTCGTCCTGCGCTGGCGCGTCCAGACCAGCGGCTCCGCCTCCGACGTGCAGATGGAAACCGACTCCCTCAAGGGCACCCCGTTCGCCCGCTGCATGGAGGGCGCCGTGCGCTCCTGGAAGTTCCCCCAGCACCGCGTGCAGAGCAGCGAGCCCATCCGCTTCCCGTTCACCTACTGA
- a CDS encoding ATPase domain-containing protein: MGGSKEKQETPQNEIPRISSGTSYLDQILAGGWLCGGIYIVAGPPGAGKTMLGNQFCFSAADRGEAALYVTLLTETHSRMMLHLRSLAFFRSEYVGTRIYYLSGSVTLKDSGLSGLMELLTRTVREKRIKALVLDGFTLLHTYAKSPLELREFLQGLSVLCELTGCTTLLLSTEVNKAMDVEYAMVDGILALSAELLGLKAIRGLEVIKFRGSNNIPGKHTFLIDERGVNVYPRWEAVFRATPKAVPDSSVRLRLGIPSVDAMCQGGLITHSSTLLLGSPGAGKTILGLSFLAEGAARGERGLYFGFAESAETLIRKMKSVGLDLAPHVERGLLRLEVRAPVETLPDAMVQELMEHVSRHEYKRLFIDGLEPFSKESIDPERTPRFMSALLNALRAHHLTTLVTEQLHTLFGPDLRSPIQGAEATFDNVILLRLVELDGRLRRLLSILKMRDSDNDPFLREFVISDHGLQVRELHKSPKRRPRKSRGRG, translated from the coding sequence ATGGGAGGGAGCAAGGAGAAGCAGGAGACGCCCCAGAACGAAATCCCGAGAATCTCCAGCGGCACCTCCTACCTCGATCAGATCCTCGCGGGCGGCTGGCTGTGCGGCGGCATCTATATCGTCGCGGGCCCGCCCGGTGCGGGGAAGACCATGCTCGGCAACCAGTTCTGCTTCTCCGCGGCCGACCGGGGTGAAGCGGCCCTCTACGTCACCCTGCTCACCGAGACGCACTCGCGCATGATGCTGCACCTGCGCTCGTTGGCGTTCTTCCGGTCCGAGTACGTGGGCACGCGCATCTACTATCTCAGCGGCTCGGTGACGCTGAAGGACAGCGGCCTGTCGGGGCTGATGGAGCTGCTCACGCGCACGGTGCGCGAGAAACGCATCAAGGCCCTGGTGCTGGATGGCTTCACCCTGCTGCACACGTACGCGAAATCCCCCCTGGAGCTGCGCGAGTTCCTCCAGGGCCTGTCGGTGCTGTGCGAGCTGACCGGTTGCACCACGCTCCTGCTGAGCACCGAGGTGAACAAGGCCATGGACGTCGAGTACGCCATGGTCGACGGCATCCTCGCGCTGAGCGCGGAGCTGCTCGGGCTCAAGGCCATCCGCGGCCTGGAGGTCATCAAGTTCCGGGGCAGCAACAACATCCCGGGCAAGCACACCTTCCTCATCGACGAGCGCGGCGTGAACGTCTATCCGCGCTGGGAGGCCGTGTTCCGCGCAACGCCCAAGGCCGTGCCCGACTCCAGCGTGCGTCTGCGCCTCGGCATTCCCAGCGTGGATGCCATGTGCCAGGGGGGCCTCATCACGCACTCCTCCACGCTGCTGCTCGGCAGCCCGGGAGCAGGAAAGACGATCCTCGGGTTGAGCTTCCTGGCCGAAGGCGCGGCCCGGGGCGAGCGCGGCCTGTACTTCGGCTTCGCGGAGAGCGCCGAGACGCTGATCCGCAAGATGAAGAGCGTGGGGCTCGACCTCGCGCCTCACGTCGAGCGCGGGCTACTGCGCCTGGAGGTCCGCGCCCCCGTGGAGACGCTCCCGGACGCCATGGTCCAGGAGCTGATGGAGCATGTCTCCCGGCACGAGTACAAGCGCCTCTTCATCGACGGGCTGGAGCCCTTCTCCAAGGAGAGCATCGACCCCGAGCGCACGCCCCGCTTCATGTCCGCGCTCCTCAACGCGCTGCGTGCTCATCACCTCACCACGCTGGTGACGGAGCAGCTCCACACCCTCTTCGGACCGGACCTGCGCTCCCCCATCCAAGGCGCGGAGGCCACCTTCGACAACGTCATCCTCCTGCGCCTCGTGGAGCTCGACGGCCGGCTGCGCCGCCTGCTGTCCATCCTGAAGATGCGCGACAGCGACAACGACCCCTTCCTGCGCGAGTTCGTCATCTCCGACCACGGCTTGCAGGTGCGGGAGCTCCACAAGAGCCCCAAACGCCGCCCGCGCAAGAGCCGGGGACGCGGATGA
- a CDS encoding response regulator, translating into MSRILIVEDEEILAAALEDILEDEGHHVRMARNGLESLELIARERPELVLLDLMLPLMDGLTVLKTLRRESPAPAVVVVTSCERAVLGDVPIQGFLRKPFSLDALLRAVKAALLPRRTPSTSR; encoded by the coding sequence ATGAGCCGCATCCTCATCGTCGAGGATGAGGAGATCCTCGCGGCCGCTCTCGAGGACATCCTCGAGGACGAGGGGCACCACGTGCGCATGGCTCGCAACGGCCTGGAGTCCCTCGAACTGATCGCGCGGGAGCGGCCGGAGCTGGTGCTGCTCGACCTGATGCTGCCCCTGATGGACGGCCTCACGGTGTTGAAGACCCTGCGGCGGGAGTCGCCCGCTCCGGCGGTGGTCGTGGTGACCTCGTGCGAGCGCGCGGTGTTGGGAGACGTCCCCATCCAGGGCTTCCTCCGCAAGCCCTTCTCACTCGATGCACTGCTCCGAGCGGTGAAGGCCGCGCTGCTCCCGCGGCGGACGCCCTCCACCTCCAGATGA
- a CDS encoding chemotaxis protein CheB — MKRTVRKKQPSRKRRSAAGERTQLVERFPVVGIGASAGGLPALQFLLESLPPDTGMAFVIVQHLSPDHESALPALLASRTSMPVLEAREGLALAPDHVYVSPPGVRLTLARGTLHLSRRQRPQGKLRLIDDFLGSLAESAPGRALGVILSGTGSDGTDGLRAIRSAGGTTFAQEPSSARFDLMPRSAMEAGVVDHVLSPEGIAGALAQLAHAPGPRLARPAPSSSSPGEPEQDLAHLFHLLRTTTGVDFTHYKPSTIQRRLGQRMHLSQSSTLADYVRYLEKHPEEREALGQDLLIHVTSFFRDPEAFEPLQQHVFPELFRNRPSGLPFRLWVPGCSTGEEVYSLLICLLEYLGENAATTSIQAFATDVSEQALAHARTGLYPESIAADVSPERLRRFFVRTEHGYQVHKSLRDLCIFARQNVVGDPPFSRMDLISCRNVLIYLGPVLQKRVLPIFHYALNPGGFLLLGTSETVGASVDLFSLVDRRHKLYRKKATSHRPSLAFNYQEPVAGRHEDTRARLKRTPLEQDPQREADRLVLAQYGPPGVIINDAMEILHFRGHTGPYLEPQSGAASLNLLKMAREGLALELRAAIHQVRRGASRVRKEQVRVSGDREGQRRINLEVDLLWASSGARERYYLVLFEELPEPPAVPASRGGKTRVGRKSPRASTGEEVERLREELRMAREHLRTLLQEQEAASEELRAAHEESQSSNEELQSTNEELETAKEELQSTNEELTTLNEELQNRNAELSQLNSDLNNLVGSAQIATVIVGNDLRIRRFTPMAESVLGLTSAHVGRSLRELPLPMDLPALERAISAVTDQLTPFEREVRARDGHWYSLRLRPYKTLDNKLDGAVMTLLGIDRLKHSLEESHQAREYAEALVETMREPFLVLDSHLRVVTASRSFYESFQVMEAHTVGMPIYQLGNGQWNIPQLRHLLEEVLPENTRLRDFLVEHDFEQLGHRRMLLNARRISGRELGTQRILLSIEDVTGRT; from the coding sequence ATGAAGAGGACCGTCAGGAAGAAACAACCATCCAGGAAGCGCCGGAGCGCGGCGGGGGAACGGACCCAGCTCGTGGAGCGCTTCCCCGTGGTGGGCATCGGGGCCTCCGCCGGAGGACTGCCCGCCCTCCAGTTCCTGCTCGAATCCCTGCCCCCCGACACCGGGATGGCCTTCGTCATCGTCCAGCACCTCTCGCCCGACCACGAGAGCGCCCTGCCCGCCCTGCTGGCCTCGAGGACGTCCATGCCCGTGCTCGAGGCCCGGGAAGGGCTGGCGCTCGCGCCGGACCACGTCTACGTCAGCCCGCCCGGCGTCCGCCTGACGCTCGCGCGGGGTACGCTGCACCTCAGCCGCCGCCAGCGCCCCCAGGGCAAGCTCCGCCTCATCGACGACTTCCTGGGCTCCCTGGCGGAGTCCGCGCCGGGCCGCGCCCTCGGCGTCATCCTCTCCGGCACGGGCTCGGACGGCACTGACGGCCTGCGGGCCATCCGGAGCGCCGGGGGCACCACCTTCGCCCAGGAGCCGTCCTCGGCCCGCTTCGACCTCATGCCCCGCAGCGCCATGGAGGCTGGCGTCGTGGACCACGTGCTGTCCCCCGAGGGCATCGCGGGAGCGCTGGCCCAGCTCGCCCACGCCCCCGGTCCTCGCCTCGCGCGGCCCGCCCCCTCGTCCTCCTCCCCCGGCGAACCCGAGCAGGACCTCGCCCACCTCTTCCACCTGTTGCGCACCACCACCGGGGTGGACTTCACCCACTACAAGCCGAGCACCATCCAACGGCGCCTGGGCCAGCGGATGCACCTGAGCCAGTCGTCCACCCTCGCCGACTACGTCCGCTACCTGGAGAAGCACCCCGAGGAGCGCGAGGCGCTCGGGCAGGATCTGCTCATCCACGTGACGAGCTTCTTCCGGGACCCGGAGGCCTTCGAGCCCCTCCAGCAGCACGTCTTCCCCGAGCTCTTCCGCAACCGGCCCTCGGGGCTCCCCTTCCGGCTGTGGGTGCCGGGCTGCTCCACCGGGGAGGAGGTCTATTCCCTCCTCATCTGCCTGCTGGAGTACCTGGGCGAGAACGCCGCCACCACGTCCATCCAGGCCTTCGCCACCGACGTGAGCGAGCAGGCCCTCGCCCACGCCCGCACCGGCCTCTACCCCGAGTCCATCGCCGCCGACGTCTCCCCCGAGCGGCTGCGCCGCTTCTTCGTGCGCACCGAGCACGGCTATCAGGTCCACAAGTCCCTGCGCGACCTGTGCATCTTCGCCCGGCAGAACGTGGTGGGGGATCCGCCCTTCTCCCGGATGGACCTCATCAGCTGCCGCAACGTCCTCATCTACCTGGGCCCGGTGCTGCAGAAGCGCGTCCTGCCCATCTTCCACTACGCCCTCAACCCCGGCGGCTTCCTGCTGCTGGGAACGTCCGAGACGGTGGGCGCCTCGGTGGACCTCTTCTCGCTGGTGGACCGGCGGCACAAGCTCTACCGGAAGAAGGCCACCTCGCACCGGCCGAGCCTGGCCTTCAACTACCAGGAGCCCGTGGCCGGGCGGCACGAGGACACGCGCGCCCGGCTCAAGCGCACCCCCCTGGAGCAGGACCCGCAGCGGGAGGCGGACCGGCTCGTCCTCGCCCAGTACGGACCCCCGGGCGTCATCATCAACGACGCGATGGAGATCCTCCACTTCCGCGGGCATACCGGCCCCTATCTCGAGCCCCAGTCCGGAGCCGCGAGCCTCAACCTCCTGAAGATGGCGCGCGAGGGCCTGGCGCTGGAGCTGCGCGCCGCCATCCATCAGGTGCGGCGGGGCGCCAGCCGGGTCCGCAAGGAGCAGGTGCGGGTGTCCGGCGACCGCGAAGGCCAGCGGCGGATCAACCTCGAGGTGGACCTGCTGTGGGCCTCCTCGGGCGCGCGGGAGCGCTACTACCTCGTCCTCTTCGAGGAGCTCCCCGAGCCCCCGGCCGTCCCCGCCTCCCGCGGGGGAAAGACCCGGGTGGGGCGGAAGAGCCCTCGCGCCAGCACCGGCGAGGAGGTGGAACGGCTGCGTGAGGAGCTGCGCATGGCCCGGGAGCACTTGCGGACACTGCTGCAGGAGCAGGAGGCCGCCTCCGAGGAGCTGCGCGCCGCCCACGAGGAGTCCCAGTCCAGCAACGAGGAGCTCCAGTCCACCAACGAGGAGCTGGAGACGGCCAAGGAGGAGCTCCAGTCCACCAACGAGGAGCTCACCACCCTCAACGAGGAGCTGCAGAACCGCAATGCCGAGCTCAGCCAGCTCAACAGCGACCTGAACAACCTGGTCGGCAGCGCGCAGATCGCCACCGTCATCGTGGGCAACGACCTGCGCATCCGCCGCTTCACCCCCATGGCGGAGAGCGTGCTGGGGCTCACCTCCGCGCACGTGGGCCGCTCGCTGCGCGAGCTGCCGCTGCCCATGGACCTGCCGGCTCTGGAGCGGGCCATCTCCGCGGTCACCGACCAGCTCACCCCCTTCGAGCGCGAGGTGCGCGCCCGCGACGGGCACTGGTACTCGCTGCGGCTGCGCCCCTACAAGACGCTGGACAACAAGCTCGATGGCGCCGTGATGACGCTGTTGGGCATCGACCGGCTCAAGCACAGCCTCGAGGAGAGCCACCAGGCCCGGGAGTACGCGGAAGCCCTCGTGGAGACGATGCGCGAGCCGTTCCTGGTGCTGGACAGCCACCTGCGCGTGGTGACCGCCAGCCGCTCCTTCTATGAATCCTTCCAGGTGATGGAGGCGCACACCGTGGGGATGCCCATCTACCAGCTCGGCAACGGACAGTGGAACATCCCCCAGCTGCGCCACCTGCTGGAGGAGGTCCTCCCGGAGAACACCCGGCTGCGAGACTTCCTGGTGGAGCACGACTTCGAACAGCTCGGCCACCGGCGGATGCTGCTCAACGCCCGGAGGATCTCCGGCCGGGAGCTGGGCACGCAACGCATCCTGCTCTCCATCGAGGACGTCACGGGTCGGACATAA
- a CDS encoding hybrid sensor histidine kinase/response regulator: MPDYASLSRAELARALESLDSTPVAPDELKRLLRELQRHQLELELQNRELRETHQELEESRSRYVDLYDFAPMACVSLDGRACIRELNLTGAALLQRDRTHLMGQPFTPFVDPPDLSRFLQHIRQCLSGETVSTELGLRVGKSRIVVRLHSAPFSGGEPYGHLCRTAILDITELRQMQFRLSLTERLATVGTLAAGVAHEINNPLSFLMGSIELVVRQLLRQPELGPEPLDMLIKHLTDARTGAERIRSIVRDLGTFSHSEESPLVPIDVRQVLDLSVKMAMGEIRHRARLVRDYGDVPDILADGSRLGQVFLNLLVNAAQAIPEGGAERNEIRLRTRTLDGAVVVEVQDSGNGIPRELLGRVFDPFFTTKPMGKGMGLGLSISHGLVTALGGELAVESELGRGSVFRVRLPVAPAGLAAVSSPPASERSAAQRRGRLLIVDDEPLLAQTLKMLLEPEHDITILGDARSALEHLRDGTPYDAILCDLMMKEMTGSQFYEELSRIIPEQARRIIFMTGGAFTPSARDFLVRVSNPHIIKPFRKGELDKLLIPLLQ; the protein is encoded by the coding sequence ATGCCCGACTACGCAAGCCTTTCCCGAGCCGAGTTGGCGCGGGCGCTGGAATCCCTCGACTCCACGCCCGTGGCGCCCGACGAGCTCAAACGCTTGCTAAGGGAGCTGCAGCGCCACCAGCTCGAGCTCGAGCTGCAGAACCGCGAGCTCCGCGAGACGCACCAGGAGCTGGAGGAGTCGCGCAGCCGCTACGTGGACCTCTACGACTTCGCCCCCATGGCCTGCGTGAGCCTGGATGGCCGCGCCTGCATCCGCGAGCTCAACCTCACCGGGGCCGCCCTGCTGCAGCGGGATCGCACCCATTTGATGGGCCAGCCCTTCACGCCCTTCGTGGACCCGCCGGACTTGAGCCGCTTCCTCCAGCACATCCGCCAGTGCCTCTCGGGCGAGACGGTGAGCACGGAGCTGGGGCTGCGGGTGGGCAAGAGCCGCATCGTGGTGCGGCTCCACAGCGCCCCGTTCAGCGGCGGAGAGCCATACGGACACCTGTGCCGCACGGCCATCCTCGACATCACCGAGCTGCGGCAGATGCAGTTCCGCCTGAGCCTCACCGAGCGGCTGGCCACGGTGGGGACGCTCGCGGCGGGAGTGGCCCATGAGATCAACAATCCGCTCAGCTTCCTGATGGGCAGCATCGAGCTCGTCGTGCGTCAGCTCCTGCGACAGCCGGAGCTCGGGCCCGAGCCCCTGGACATGCTCATCAAGCACCTGACCGATGCCCGGACGGGAGCCGAGCGAATCCGGAGCATCGTGAGGGATCTGGGCACCTTCTCCCATTCCGAGGAGAGCCCCCTGGTTCCCATCGACGTGCGGCAGGTGCTCGACCTGTCGGTGAAGATGGCCATGGGGGAGATCCGCCACCGGGCCCGGCTCGTGCGCGACTACGGGGACGTCCCGGACATCCTCGCCGACGGCTCCCGGCTGGGGCAGGTGTTCCTCAACCTGCTGGTGAACGCGGCCCAGGCCATCCCGGAGGGCGGCGCGGAGCGCAATGAGATCCGCCTGCGCACGCGGACCCTGGACGGGGCGGTGGTGGTCGAGGTGCAGGACTCGGGCAATGGCATCCCCCGGGAGCTGCTCGGTCGCGTCTTCGATCCGTTCTTCACCACCAAGCCCATGGGAAAGGGAATGGGGCTCGGCCTGTCCATCAGCCACGGACTGGTCACGGCGCTCGGGGGCGAGCTCGCCGTGGAGAGCGAGCTGGGGCGGGGCAGCGTGTTCCGCGTCCGCCTCCCGGTGGCGCCAGCCGGGCTCGCGGCGGTGTCGTCTCCGCCTGCGTCCGAGCGCTCCGCGGCCCAGCGGCGGGGACGGCTCCTCATCGTGGACGACGAGCCCCTGCTCGCGCAGACCCTCAAGATGCTCCTGGAGCCGGAGCACGACATCACGATCCTCGGGGATGCGCGCTCCGCGCTGGAGCATCTGCGCGACGGCACCCCCTACGACGCCATCCTGTGTGATCTCATGATGAAGGAGATGACCGGGAGCCAGTTCTACGAAGAGCTCTCGCGCATCATCCCCGAGCAGGCCCGCCGGATCATCTTCATGACGGGCGGAGCCTTCACCCCCAGCGCCCGCGACTTCCTGGTGCGGGTATCCAACCCCCACATCATCAAGCCCTTCAGGAAGGGGGAGCTCGACAAGCTGCTCATCCCGCTCCTCCAGTAA
- a CDS encoding HPF/RaiA family ribosome-associated protein, translating to MKRNLQITFRGMNPSDALSEHIRDSADKLEQFFDGITGCHVVVEEPHRHHQQGKHFHVRLDLHVPGKNIVVDREHGDRAAHEDPYQAVNDAFDAAKRQLQHYADGLRAHR from the coding sequence ATGAAGCGAAACCTGCAGATCACCTTCCGTGGAATGAACCCCAGCGATGCCCTCTCGGAGCACATCCGCGACAGCGCGGACAAGCTCGAGCAGTTCTTCGACGGCATCACTGGCTGCCACGTGGTGGTGGAAGAGCCGCACCGGCATCATCAGCAGGGCAAGCATTTCCACGTCCGTCTGGACCTGCACGTCCCCGGCAAGAACATCGTGGTCGACCGCGAGCATGGCGACCGCGCCGCACACGAGGACCCCTACCAGGCCGTGAACGATGCCTTCGATGCCGCGAAGCGCCAGCTGCAGCACTACGCCGACGGGCTCCGCGCCCACCGTTGA